CGCCGAGTACAACATCCGCTTCGAGACGCTGGAGCAGGGGCGGTTTCGCCACCGCGACCACCGCTTCGAGTGGACGCGGGCGCAGCTGGCCGCGTGGGCGGCGGGCGTGGCCGAGCGCCACGGCTACAGCGTCAGCATCCTGCCGGTGGGGCCAGAAGACGCCGAGGTGGGCGCGCCCAGCCAGATGGCCGTGTTCACCCGCGCATAAAAAAGCGGCGCGCTGGATCAGATCCAGCGCGCCACTACCTAGGCGACCTGGAGGACCAGCTTGCCTAGGTAGTGGCTGGCCAGGGCGCGGTGCGCCTCGGCGGCCTGGGCCAGCGGGAAGGTCTGGGCGACATGCAAATCGAACGGCTCCACCTCGATCAGGCGGTTCAGCCGCTGGATGATGTCGGCATCCGGCTCGCCATTGTAGCTGCTCACCCGCAGGCTAGGGTGCGCATGGGCCTCGATAGGCACGCCGCTGGGATAGGCGACGCGACCGCCCTCGCGCAGCGCGCCGAGCGCTCGCTGCGCTGCCTCGCCGCCTGCGGCGAACAGGGCGGCATCCAGCCCCTGCGGGGCAAATTGGCGAGCGGCGGCAAGCACATCATCGCGGCGGCCATCGAGGGCCGCGTCGGCACCCAGCCGCCGCGCCAGCGCCACGCCATCCGCCCCCGATGCGACGGCCAGCACGCGTGCGCCAAGCCGCTTGGCCAGCTGCACGGCCACATGGCCCACGCCGCCGCTGGCCCCAAAGATCATCACAGACTCGCCCTGGCCCAGCCC
The sequence above is a segment of the Chloroflexia bacterium SDU3-3 genome. Coding sequences within it:
- a CDS encoding NADP-dependent oxidoreductase, with translation MRAIALDRFGGIEAMRLQNLPVPAIAPNEVLVRVDVAGVGEWDAFEREGGYAEMLGFTPPFPYVLGSEGAGTVAALGADVSHLRVGDSVYALGFLNPKGGFYAEYAAVDAACVSPVPSGLSTAQAAAVGGVGVTALRGLEDTLGLGQGESVMIFGASGGVGHVAVQLAKRLGARVLAVASGADGVALARRLGADAALDGRRDDVLAAARQFAPQGLDAALFAAGGEAAQRALGALREGGRVAYPSGVPIEAHAHPSLRVSSYNGEPDADIIQRLNRLIEVEPFDLHVAQTFPLAQAAEAHRALASHYLGKLVLQVA